The Polypterus senegalus isolate Bchr_013 chromosome 11, ASM1683550v1, whole genome shotgun sequence sequence ATGTCTGCCCAGAAGGCAGTGACTCTGATTCAAGAGCCTTTTGGTCCAGTCTGCCCACACAGTGACTTGGCTTACACTTACTGTAGGTCATCAGCTGTTCTTTTTAGGCTTAAGGCTCCATTACGTTGGTCAGTGTCATTTTGCGCCTCTCCTTGACCTGTGGTCTTTTTGTCTTATGCTGTACTCAATTTAAGATAAAATACTCTTCACTGCTGGAATGGTCACCCTAAACTCCCAGTATTCCAATTATCAGGTTTTATCTGCAAAACCATACAGCAAAATGATCTTGATCATGggtaaaaatgcttaaaaaaacaaGGTATATTTGAGCTTCTTAGAGTTTAAGGACACCACTGCACATTTAGTGCTCAACTACAGTGTAATGGTTTcctctttgctttttctttctcacATTTTCTGTTGCAGTGATCAGGTTGCTTGTTCTGCCTGTGCATGGATTCCAGGAGTTTAACTATCATTATGTAAAAACAACAATGGACTGGACAAATGCACAAAATTACTGTCGGAGTAACTTCATTGACTTGGTGACTATTGCAAATGAGGAAGAAAATGAGGAAATTATGAAGATGCTTTCAAAAAATAATGTCTCTAATGAAGAAATCTGGATAGGACTAAAAGATATAAATATGTCCAATGGAACTTGGAGCAATGGTGAAACATTTAACTACCGAAACTGGAATAAAGGGGAACCAAACAATAATGCTGTAGCTTGTGGCACCATGTACTACAAACATGTACCGTACAAGCCTGATGGGTCCTGGAATGATTGTGGTTGTAATATACACTCAGCCATTCATCTGCTACTCAGGTAAGTTACAGTGGAGCAAAGCCTCGTATCTGGAGGCACACGTGCAGAAATGAGGCATGTCAGCGCTAGGCTAAATACCAGATCTTTAAATTATAATACCCTTGTGTGATTGTCAGTATTTGACATTCCGTTTATGTCCACCTTCCTGCCAGTTGTagcttaatttttaaatatattgcaaCAGTCGGTGGCTTATCTTATTTTACACTGCTAAAGTTGACTGGAAAGGCAGCTAAGGAAGTTGCCACCATGTTTAATTTTGTGATTGTTGGTTGCTCAGGGGTGGTGAGATTGGGTTAGGATGTGCAAATCTTACTTACTGCTAGATCTGCAACCGCCATCTGGCCATGTCTACTGACTAACCAACTGGTCACGTTTGTCAGTTGCTTTGAGGTTAGTCGTGTGACTCTCCCTTCAGAATGTTGAAGCAGTgataggaaaaaaatgtaaaatcaagcAAATAAGAGATCTAGAAGTAGGCAGGTTATTGTAATAGCAGAAGTGTCCACCACACACAGCGCCATTCTGTCTTTTCTCTTGCAGTAAAAAGGAAGTTCTACGCTGTGAACATCACCCAGCCTTGGATCTCAGCTCTTGAATACTGTAATTCCAATTTCACTGGCCTGGCCACCATCCGAAGCTCAAGAGAAGAATGGCATTTGCTTAAGTACCTCAATGAAATCAAATTACAGGATACATTGTGGCTTGGGATGAGGTGCTCCAGGGTCTTTGGATTCTGGTTCTGGATAAATGATGACCCAGTCACTTACCACAACTGGATATACAACTCCTCCACGGTCATTCAAGATAATCAGCACTGTGTCATTCTGAACATGAATCAGACAAAGTGGATGAAGCAGGACTGTGAAAAAACAGCCATGTTTGTCTGCTATAGTGGGGAGTGAAGCAGATTGTGTGAATAATGCTACATTTTTAGAAG is a genomic window containing:
- the LOC120539155 gene encoding L-selectin-like, with protein sequence MKSGIQSRVCGSLSQNATWSDSSLQRPCDGMKEFKKWVDGWINMIVSTLMILAVIRLLVLPVHGFQEFNYHYVKTTMDWTNAQNYCRSNFIDLVTIANEEENEEIMKMLSKNNVSNEEIWIGLKDINMSNGTWSNGETFNYRNWNKGEPNNNAVACGTMYYKHVPYKPDGSWNDCGCNIHSAIHLLLSKKEVLRCEHHPALDLSS